The following are from one region of the Paenibacillus sabinae T27 genome:
- a CDS encoding aminotransferase class I/II-fold pyridoxal phosphate-dependent enzyme, translating into MDQSLTPLFTALKKHAAGNPVQFHIPGHKKGAGTDPEFREFIGDNAFSIDLINIAPLDDLHQPKGVIAQAQNLAAEAFGADYTYFSVQGTSGAIMTMILSVCSPGEKIIVPRNVHKSVMSAIIFSGAKPIFVSPVQDENLGIDHGITTSSLKRALQRHPDAKGVLVINPTYFGICTDLRSIVDLAHSYGVPVLVDEAHGVLIHFHEELPMSAMQAGADMAATSVHKLGGSMTQSSVLNVNADTGFINPQRVQTMLSMLTTTSTSYVLLASLDTARRQLALHGHDMASRAIELANYAREAVNELEGLYSFGNEILGTEATFDHDPTKLSIHVRHLGITGWEAENWLREKYNIEVEMSDMYNILCLITPGDTQQSVDKLLSALRVLSAIHYGKGDIYELKVQVPEIPQLALTPRDAFYADTELVPFKESADRIIAEFIYVYPPGIPILLPGEVITQDNIDYILDHVEIGLPVKGPEDRTLTHVKVIVEADPIF; encoded by the coding sequence ATGGATCAATCGCTTACCCCTCTCTTCACGGCTCTAAAAAAGCACGCTGCCGGAAATCCGGTGCAATTTCATATTCCCGGTCATAAAAAAGGTGCCGGAACCGATCCCGAGTTCAGGGAATTCATCGGTGATAACGCCTTTTCCATAGATCTGATCAATATTGCACCGCTTGACGACCTGCATCAGCCCAAAGGCGTGATCGCCCAGGCACAGAACCTGGCGGCGGAAGCGTTTGGAGCGGACTATACTTATTTTAGCGTTCAGGGCACAAGCGGAGCCATCATGACGATGATTCTGTCGGTCTGCTCTCCAGGGGAGAAGATTATCGTGCCCCGCAATGTCCACAAATCGGTCATGTCCGCCATTATCTTCTCGGGGGCAAAGCCGATTTTTGTCTCTCCCGTACAGGATGAGAATCTCGGCATCGACCACGGCATTACGACCAGTTCGCTCAAACGGGCCCTGCAGCGTCATCCGGACGCCAAAGGGGTGCTTGTCATCAATCCGACCTATTTCGGGATATGCACCGATCTTCGATCGATCGTCGATCTGGCCCACAGCTACGGCGTTCCCGTGCTTGTTGATGAGGCCCACGGGGTGTTGATCCATTTCCACGAGGAGCTGCCGATGTCGGCCATGCAGGCCGGAGCCGATATGGCTGCCACAAGCGTTCATAAGCTCGGCGGCTCCATGACCCAAAGCTCCGTACTTAACGTCAACGCCGATACCGGTTTTATTAATCCGCAGCGCGTACAGACGATGCTCAGTATGCTGACGACAACGTCGACTTCGTACGTCTTGCTGGCATCTCTCGACACGGCTAGACGCCAGCTTGCCCTCCATGGCCATGACATGGCTTCTAGAGCAATTGAGCTTGCCAACTATGCGAGAGAAGCGGTTAACGAACTTGAAGGCCTGTACAGCTTCGGCAATGAAATTCTCGGCACGGAAGCTACCTTCGACCATGACCCTACCAAGCTGAGTATTCACGTGCGCCATCTGGGCATCACGGGCTGGGAAGCAGAGAACTGGCTGCGCGAGAAATATAATATTGAAGTTGAAATGAGCGACATGTATAACATTCTTTGCCTAATCACGCCGGGAGATACCCAACAATCGGTCGACAAGCTGTTGTCGGCACTGCGGGTGCTCTCCGCCATCCATTACGGCAAAGGCGACATCTACGAGCTTAAAGTCCAGGTTCCCGAGATTCCGCAGCTTGCGCTTACTCCGCGCGACGCCTTCTATGCGGACACGGAGCTTGTCCCGTTCAAGGAATCGGCCGACCGGATTATCGCGGAGTTCATTTATGTGTATCCACCGGGTATTCCAATCCTGCTCCCTGGAGAAGTTATTACCCAGGATAACATCGATTATATCCTCGACCATGTGGAGATCGGCCTGCCGGTCAAGGGGCCGGAGGATCGCACTCTTACTCATGTTAAAGTTATCGTCGAGGCCGACCCGATTTTTTAA
- a CDS encoding MFS transporter, with product MPANTQQRTHISLASPFIIEMWFIIFLVEFVKGSLLVALLPVYMENVLGLSVTVVGLAFALQYLGDNLFRGPSGWIMERIGYRWTMTGALLLIAVAVILIIYAKDAASLSLACLILGIGTSPLWPCVMTGVTELAVSTKSGSSGAAMGAVEMASLAGTGIGPITVNFLMDHGHQSYRAVFFVLLGFAAAVVAVALLLPARIGHGVHAVTRGTQAPEAARPKLSPLASLKRTLLQLKQSLRVSRLLYPALFLQAFAIGLMTPVVTLFTRTELHLSPIQFNLLLIAGGGITVLALVPAGKLVDRIGTEAFLNTGFLLAAASLATFAHVRSLPYVFVVVALVGISYACILPAWNAFIAKQVPKGERGTVWGIFLTLQGSGMVAGPIVSGKLWDSVGHGVPFIASSFVMVLLFFLHLAIVRRTKRKNEALQLTRS from the coding sequence ATGCCTGCAAATACCCAGCAGCGCACGCATATCAGTCTGGCGTCGCCGTTCATAATCGAGATGTGGTTTATCATTTTTTTGGTTGAATTTGTGAAGGGATCACTGCTTGTCGCACTGCTTCCTGTCTATATGGAGAACGTTCTTGGGCTGTCCGTCACGGTAGTCGGACTTGCCTTTGCGCTGCAGTATCTCGGCGACAATCTCTTTCGCGGCCCTTCGGGCTGGATCATGGAACGGATCGGGTACCGCTGGACTATGACCGGAGCGCTGCTCTTGATCGCGGTAGCCGTAATCCTTATTATTTACGCCAAAGATGCGGCGTCTCTGTCGCTGGCCTGCCTGATCTTAGGGATCGGCACATCCCCGCTCTGGCCGTGCGTCATGACGGGCGTAACCGAGCTGGCCGTTTCTACCAAGAGCGGCAGCAGCGGCGCGGCCATGGGCGCCGTGGAGATGGCCTCTCTGGCCGGTACGGGCATCGGCCCGATCACGGTCAACTTCCTGATGGACCACGGCCACCAAAGCTACCGCGCCGTATTCTTCGTGCTCCTGGGCTTTGCAGCGGCCGTAGTCGCCGTCGCCCTGCTGCTCCCCGCCCGGATCGGCCATGGGGTACATGCCGTGACGCGCGGAACCCAAGCACCGGAAGCGGCCCGTCCGAAGCTGTCCCCGCTCGCGAGTCTGAAGCGGACGTTGCTTCAGCTTAAACAATCGCTGAGGGTCAGCCGTCTGCTGTACCCGGCTTTGTTCCTGCAGGCGTTCGCCATCGGGCTGATGACGCCGGTCGTCACTCTGTTCACCCGGACGGAGCTGCATTTATCGCCGATCCAGTTCAATCTCCTGCTGATTGCCGGCGGCGGAATCACCGTGCTGGCTCTGGTTCCGGCGGGCAAGCTGGTCGACCGGATCGGCACTGAGGCGTTTCTCAATACCGGCTTCCTGCTGGCCGCTGCTTCGCTCGCCACCTTTGCTCACGTACGCAGCCTACCGTATGTCTTCGTGGTTGTCGCTCTGGTCGGGATCAGCTATGCTTGTATCCTGCCCGCATGGAACGCCTTCATAGCCAAGCAGGTGCCCAAAGGCGAACGCGGAACGGTATGGGGAATATTTCTTACCCTACAGGGCTCCGGTATGGTGGCCGGTCCCATCGTATCGGGCAAGCTTTGGGATTCGGTCGGGCACGGCGTACCCTTTATAGCCAGCTCATTTGTCATGGTGCTGCTGTTCTTCCTTCACCTGGCGATTGTTCGCCGCACCAAACGGAAAAACGAGGCACTCCAGTTAACGCGGTCTTGA
- a CDS encoding DUF1054 domain-containing protein: MTFNGFTAEDFEVFAIGGLEPRMEALISRVRPKLTALGDEVAPFLSALSGEEMYPYVAKHARRTVHPPNDTWVAWGPGKRGYKALPHFQTGMFHSHLFIVFAIIYESSNKIIFADALSGSISEVRNQLPGNYFWSTDHLDPHGTPQSDMDDEQFARLTRRLKEVKKAEVTCGLRIESSDPVLRDGPALLKIIEQTFETLLPLYRMAF; this comes from the coding sequence TTGACGTTTAACGGATTTACAGCAGAAGATTTCGAAGTATTTGCCATAGGCGGCCTGGAACCGCGGATGGAGGCTCTCATCTCCAGGGTACGGCCCAAGCTGACGGCGCTCGGCGACGAAGTCGCCCCGTTTCTTTCCGCCTTAAGCGGGGAAGAAATGTACCCTTATGTGGCCAAGCACGCCCGGCGAACGGTGCATCCGCCAAATGATACCTGGGTGGCCTGGGGGCCCGGAAAAAGAGGCTACAAAGCGCTCCCCCATTTCCAGACGGGAATGTTTCACAGCCATCTGTTTATCGTGTTCGCCATCATTTATGAGAGTTCGAACAAGATTATTTTCGCCGATGCGCTCTCCGGCAGCATTTCTGAAGTCCGTAATCAGCTGCCGGGAAATTATTTCTGGTCTACGGACCATCTGGACCCGCACGGAACCCCGCAATCGGACATGGACGATGAACAGTTCGCCCGGTTGACGCGCCGTCTCAAGGAGGTCAAGAAAGCGGAGGTCACCTGCGGCCTGCGGATAGAAAGCAGCGATCCCGTTCTTCGGGACGGCCCAGCGCTTCTCAAGATCATCGAACAAACCTTCGAGACGCTGCTGCCGCTGTACCGGATGGCGTTCTAA
- a CDS encoding shikimate kinase encodes MSADDMKRQSRPTDAKNLILIGMMGTGKSTVGAILAEELGFELVDLDQVIVRKEGRSIAEIFEKDGEGYFRTVETESLRETLQTGGQVIATGGGAVLAEANRQLMLENGVVAALRATAEEIISRVNGDSNRPLLAGNAEERVRRILEERKDAYSFAHCTVDTSSLTAAQVCQDILMHYRVLAFKHVG; translated from the coding sequence ATGTCGGCAGACGACATGAAGCGGCAGAGCAGGCCAACGGACGCCAAAAATCTGATTCTGATCGGAATGATGGGAACGGGGAAGTCGACGGTAGGCGCCATTCTTGCCGAGGAACTGGGATTTGAACTGGTCGACCTGGATCAGGTGATCGTTCGTAAGGAAGGGCGAAGCATCGCCGAGATTTTTGAAAAGGATGGAGAAGGCTACTTCCGGACAGTAGAGACGGAAAGCTTGCGGGAAACGCTTCAGACCGGAGGACAGGTTATCGCCACGGGCGGAGGTGCAGTATTGGCCGAGGCGAACAGACAGCTGATGCTGGAGAACGGAGTCGTCGCAGCGCTCAGAGCAACGGCGGAGGAGATCATCTCACGTGTAAACGGCGACAGCAACCGGCCGCTGCTTGCCGGCAATGCGGAAGAGCGCGTCAGACGCATTCTGGAAGAACGTAAGGACGCCTACAGCTTCGCGCACTGCACAGTGGATACAAGCAGCCTTACAGCGGCACAAGTGTGTCAGGATATTTTAATGCACTACCGCGTTTTAGCTTTTAAGCATGTTGGTTAA
- a CDS encoding rhodanese-like domain-containing protein yields MNGIPQITAEELHQRLESGEELVLIDVREADEVALGMISGAQHIPMGDIPYRMSDIPEDAEVVFICRSGSRSQRVCEYLSSQGYDRVANFSGGMIGWYELLEH; encoded by the coding sequence ATGAATGGTATTCCCCAAATTACCGCCGAGGAATTGCATCAGCGCCTGGAATCCGGCGAAGAATTGGTCCTGATTGATGTCAGAGAAGCCGATGAAGTAGCCCTTGGAATGATTTCGGGCGCTCAGCATATTCCGATGGGCGACATTCCGTACCGCATGTCCGATATCCCCGAGGATGCGGAGGTTGTTTTCATATGCCGTTCCGGCTCCAGAAGCCAGCGGGTATGCGAATATTTGAGCTCCCAGGGTTATGACCGCGTAGCGAACTTCAGCGGCGGCATGATCGGCTGGTACGAGCTGCTGGAGCATTAA
- the aroA gene encoding 3-phosphoshikimate 1-carboxyvinyltransferase, giving the protein MDVIVRPTPVLNGEIGALSSKNYTTRYLLVAALSEGTSTIYHPAHSEDSDAIRRCIRDLGAELTEDDEKIVIKGFGRRPKDVKELNVGNAGAVLRFLMAVASLCPEVTFVNTYPDSLGKRPHDDLIDALGQLGVEVEHNEGRLPITIRGGNPKGGRITVSGAVSSQYLSALLFLTPLLEEDSEIIVLNDLKSKVVVGQTLEVLEQAGIVVHAADDYMSFKVPGGQSYEAKSYTVQGDYPGSAAVLAAAAVTKSDVKIHRLAEKSRQGERAIIDVLRMMEVPLTHENGTVHVQGNERLKAVEFDGDAATDAVLAMVAAAVFAEGTSRFYNVENLRYKECDRITDYLAELSKAGAKVEERRDEIIVHGRPEGVEGGVTINAHFDHRVIMALTVVGLRAAKPLLIKDAHHVAKSYPQYFDHLKALGADVEWVK; this is encoded by the coding sequence ATGGACGTTATTGTAAGGCCTACGCCGGTACTAAACGGGGAAATCGGAGCACTTTCCTCCAAAAATTATACAACGCGCTATCTGCTGGTCGCCGCGCTGTCCGAAGGAACCAGCACCATCTATCACCCGGCGCACAGCGAGGACAGCGACGCGATCCGCCGCTGTATCCGCGATCTGGGAGCCGAGCTTACGGAGGATGACGAGAAGATTGTCATCAAAGGCTTCGGCCGGCGTCCCAAAGACGTTAAGGAGCTCAATGTCGGCAATGCCGGCGCCGTGCTGCGCTTCCTGATGGCGGTAGCTTCCCTGTGCCCGGAAGTGACCTTTGTGAATACATACCCCGACTCACTGGGCAAGCGTCCCCATGACGATCTGATCGACGCCCTCGGCCAGCTCGGTGTTGAGGTCGAGCATAACGAAGGCCGCCTTCCGATCACTATCCGGGGCGGCAACCCCAAAGGGGGACGCATTACCGTCTCCGGAGCGGTCAGCTCCCAGTATTTGAGCGCGCTGCTGTTTCTGACGCCGCTGCTTGAGGAAGACAGTGAGATTATCGTCCTGAACGATCTGAAATCGAAAGTGGTTGTAGGCCAGACGCTGGAGGTGCTGGAGCAGGCCGGTATCGTAGTTCACGCGGCCGACGATTATATGTCGTTCAAGGTGCCGGGCGGACAGTCTTATGAGGCCAAGTCGTATACCGTACAGGGGGATTACCCCGGCTCGGCAGCCGTACTGGCCGCCGCCGCCGTTACAAAGTCCGATGTAAAGATTCATCGCCTCGCCGAGAAGAGCCGGCAGGGGGAAAGAGCAATTATCGACGTGCTGCGTATGATGGAAGTGCCGCTTACCCACGAGAACGGAACGGTGCACGTACAGGGGAATGAACGCCTGAAGGCGGTCGAATTCGACGGAGATGCGGCTACGGACGCCGTGCTGGCTATGGTTGCCGCCGCCGTGTTCGCGGAAGGGACCTCCAGATTTTATAATGTGGAGAATTTACGCTACAAGGAATGCGACCGCATCACCGATTATTTGGCCGAGCTGAGCAAGGCCGGGGCGAAGGTCGAAGAACGGCGGGACGAGATCATCGTTCACGGCAGACCGGAAGGCGTCGAAGGTGGCGTTACGATCAACGCGCACTTCGATCATCGCGTCATTATGGCCCTCACAGTCGTCGGACTTCGCGCGGCGAAGCCGCTGCTGATTAAGGATGCGCATCATGTAGCCAAATCGTATCCGCAGTACTTTGACCATTTGAAGGCGCTTGGCGCGGATGTGGAGTGGGTAAAATAA
- a CDS encoding CoA-binding protein translates to MAFENPSRERIGDILASAGNIAIVGLSDKSDRTSYMVAYAMQNKGYRIIPVNPMVDGEILGEKCYHSLAEIPEPVDIVNVFRRSEFCAELAREAAAIGAKVLWLQQGVVSQEAAEIAAEAGMTAIMDRCIKVEEAITMQGRTRKTQ, encoded by the coding sequence ATGGCTTTTGAAAATCCGTCCAGGGAGCGGATCGGAGACATCCTGGCTTCCGCAGGCAACATCGCCATCGTGGGTCTGTCCGACAAGAGCGACCGGACCTCCTATATGGTTGCTTACGCCATGCAGAACAAAGGCTACCGTATTATTCCGGTCAATCCGATGGTCGATGGCGAAATCCTTGGGGAGAAGTGCTATCATTCGCTTGCCGAGATTCCTGAACCGGTCGACATCGTCAACGTGTTCCGCCGCAGCGAATTCTGTGCTGAGCTTGCCCGGGAGGCCGCAGCGATCGGTGCCAAAGTGCTGTGGCTGCAGCAGGGCGTTGTCAGCCAGGAAGCGGCCGAAATCGCCGCAGAGGCGGGAATGACGGCCATCATGGACCGCTGCATCAAGGTGGAAGAAGCGATTACGATGCAGGGGCGGACCCGGAAAACGCAGTAA
- a CDS encoding glucose PTS transporter subunit IIA: MNWLGSLQQLGRAIMLPTMVLPAAAILLSLGSLPWSAWGLASVAEVATYAGQGIFYYMPYLFAVGVAWGLSNQAGPAGLAALAGMFTYDRIVMKLGDGTLQPATLIGILLGIVAGIAHNRFKNIKLPEAIQFFGGSRFVLLFMGLFSALFAWVMLGVSPMIQHGLDDLLRFVDRTGGFGLFLYGVLYRVLTAFGLHHILNNVFWFQLGTYTTPDGAAVQGDLPRFFAGDPTAGSFMAGLFPIMMFALPAIAFAIIQEAREDLKPQIRKTFMRAALVCFLTGVSEQIEFAFLFASPYLFALHAVMSGLAMALTYALGIHHGFSYSAGAIDFFLNLHLARRAWLLIPIGIVYGMVYYQLFRWAIRRFQIPTPGREEGSELGDWAGNIPYQAPLILQALGGKENIVQVQACITRLRLTVHNDRKIDIGALKSLGSAGIIKLGGGNVQVVFGTYSELIREEIDKLMLRDLPQVLFNAPMQGKMLPIEEVPDHIFAQKLVGDGVAFIPEKGELVSPVFGKVMHIYPTMHAIGIATPEGLEVLMHIGINTSQLKGPFESEIKEGDSVEPGQLLVKFDLEYLKEHASSLATPMVITNPERVKSWSYAPFKTVKKGQSSVMSVVLHESNVGGVES; encoded by the coding sequence TTGAACTGGCTCGGATCATTGCAGCAGCTGGGCAGAGCCATTATGCTTCCCACCATGGTGCTGCCGGCGGCGGCCATTCTGCTCAGCCTGGGAAGCCTGCCATGGTCCGCTTGGGGGCTGGCTTCGGTAGCTGAAGTGGCAACCTATGCGGGACAGGGGATTTTTTATTATATGCCTTATCTGTTTGCGGTAGGGGTCGCCTGGGGGCTGTCCAATCAAGCCGGGCCCGCGGGACTTGCGGCGCTGGCGGGAATGTTCACCTATGACCGGATTGTGATGAAGCTGGGAGACGGCACATTGCAGCCCGCGACGCTGATCGGCATTCTGCTCGGAATTGTTGCCGGCATCGCCCATAACCGCTTTAAGAATATCAAGCTTCCCGAGGCGATCCAGTTTTTTGGGGGATCGCGTTTTGTACTGCTCTTTATGGGCTTGTTCTCCGCTCTGTTCGCGTGGGTGATGCTGGGCGTCTCCCCGATGATACAGCACGGTCTTGACGACCTGCTCCGCTTTGTCGACAGGACAGGAGGCTTCGGCTTGTTCCTGTACGGCGTGTTATACAGAGTGCTCACGGCCTTTGGACTTCATCATATATTGAACAATGTGTTCTGGTTTCAACTGGGAACGTATACAACGCCGGACGGCGCAGCCGTTCAGGGCGATCTGCCGCGGTTTTTTGCCGGCGATCCGACGGCTGGCAGCTTCATGGCTGGGCTCTTTCCGATCATGATGTTTGCGCTCCCCGCCATTGCGTTCGCAATTATTCAGGAAGCGCGGGAAGATTTGAAGCCGCAAATCCGAAAGACGTTCATGCGCGCGGCGCTGGTCTGCTTCCTGACCGGCGTATCCGAGCAGATCGAATTCGCCTTTCTGTTCGCTTCGCCATACCTGTTCGCCCTCCATGCGGTTATGTCCGGACTGGCCATGGCCCTGACTTATGCGCTGGGCATCCATCACGGCTTTTCCTATTCGGCGGGGGCCATCGACTTTTTCTTGAATCTGCATCTGGCCCGGCGCGCCTGGCTGCTGATCCCGATCGGTATCGTCTACGGGATGGTCTATTACCAATTGTTCCGCTGGGCGATCCGCCGCTTTCAGATTCCGACTCCAGGCCGGGAGGAAGGCTCCGAGCTTGGCGACTGGGCGGGGAATATCCCTTACCAGGCTCCGCTTATCTTGCAGGCACTTGGCGGCAAGGAGAACATCGTGCAGGTCCAGGCCTGCATTACCCGGCTGAGGCTTACGGTGCATAACGACCGCAAGATCGACATTGGAGCGCTCAAAAGCCTTGGCTCTGCAGGCATCATCAAGCTTGGCGGGGGCAATGTGCAAGTCGTCTTCGGCACGTACTCCGAGCTGATCCGCGAGGAAATCGACAAGCTCATGCTCCGCGACCTGCCTCAGGTGCTGTTCAACGCCCCGATGCAGGGTAAAATGCTGCCGATCGAAGAGGTCCCCGATCATATTTTTGCCCAAAAGCTGGTTGGAGACGGCGTCGCCTTCATTCCGGAAAAGGGAGAGCTCGTCTCTCCGGTATTCGGCAAAGTCATGCATATATATCCCACGATGCACGCGATCGGCATTGCGACGCCGGAAGGACTCGAGGTGCTCATGCATATCGGCATCAATACCTCCCAGCTGAAAGGTCCGTTTGAATCGGAAATCAAGGAAGGGGACAGCGTCGAACCCGGCCAGCTGCTGGTGAAATTCGACCTGGAATACCTGAAAGAGCATGCCTCATCGCTTGCCACCCCGATGGTGATTACTAATCCGGAACGCGTCAAATCCTGGAGCTACGCTCCGTTTAAAACTGTGAAAAAAGGGCAATCTTCGGTGATGTCCGTCGTATTGCACGAAAGCAATGTTGGAGGGGTAGAATCATGA
- the ptsP gene encoding phosphoenolpyruvate--protein phosphotransferase translates to MIQGIGASAGVAIGKAFVLPNWEWSMPETQVNPVDLAKEFERLYEGIRTSKDELEFIKKEFREVVGPEESSIFDAHLAILDDPVFMSEIRGIIERQYKAAEVAVKEAIDHFVAMFDLLDDEYMKERAVDIKDVGNRLLKHLLGAPEVTLPSDTQPYILVAKELSPSQLAHLNPAYVLGIVTMMGGMTSHSSIMARALGIPLVAGLESKLSSPIQTGELLIIDGDNGNLYVNPDQATTEHYSIVRDRQREKRQQLELLSSVKAQTRDGVKLRLAGNISSVKELDLALKYGAEGVGLFRTEFLYMDRQSFPTEEEQYEVYKLVAEKVGEHPVVIRTLDIGGDKHLDYFQLPEEQNPFLGYRAIRISLDRKDMFQTQMTAILRASVHGNIKMMFPMISSIEEVREAKAVLKEVKKDLDRRGIPYNRNLQIGIMIEVPAAVMIADFLAEEVDFFSIGTNDLVQYVLAVDRMNEQIAHLYHPYHPAVLRMIRMTVEAAKAAGIGISVCGELAGDERSLPLWLELGVSDLSMSPQALLKVKHRTLNTAASEARRIAKLCFRSRAAEESERQLTQFLDKAIIQPVVKGDA, encoded by the coding sequence ATGATACAAGGTATAGGCGCCTCAGCGGGTGTTGCCATCGGAAAGGCCTTCGTTCTGCCGAACTGGGAATGGAGCATGCCGGAGACGCAGGTGAATCCGGTCGATCTGGCCAAAGAGTTTGAGCGTTTATATGAAGGGATACGCACCTCCAAGGATGAGCTCGAATTTATCAAAAAAGAATTCAGGGAAGTCGTCGGCCCCGAGGAATCTAGCATTTTTGACGCTCATTTGGCGATTCTGGACGATCCGGTATTCATGAGCGAAATCCGCGGAATCATCGAGAGGCAATACAAGGCGGCGGAGGTTGCCGTCAAGGAGGCCATCGATCATTTTGTGGCCATGTTCGACCTCCTGGATGACGAATACATGAAGGAGAGGGCGGTCGACATCAAGGATGTCGGTAACCGGCTGCTTAAGCATCTGCTGGGGGCGCCTGAGGTCACGCTGCCTTCAGATACCCAGCCCTACATTCTGGTGGCCAAAGAGCTTTCCCCTTCCCAGCTGGCCCACCTGAATCCCGCTTACGTGCTTGGTATTGTGACCATGATGGGAGGCATGACGTCGCATTCTTCCATTATGGCCCGTGCGCTTGGCATCCCGCTGGTGGCAGGCCTGGAGAGCAAGCTCTCCAGCCCGATCCAGACCGGGGAGCTGCTGATTATCGACGGGGACAACGGTAATCTTTATGTAAATCCTGACCAAGCTACAACCGAACATTACAGTATTGTTCGCGACAGACAACGGGAGAAACGGCAACAGCTGGAGCTTCTGTCCTCAGTGAAGGCTCAGACCCGGGATGGAGTAAAGCTGCGCCTGGCCGGCAACATCAGCTCCGTGAAGGAGCTGGATCTGGCGTTGAAGTACGGCGCCGAGGGCGTCGGTCTGTTCCGGACAGAGTTTTTGTATATGGACCGTCAGAGTTTTCCGACCGAAGAGGAGCAATATGAGGTATATAAACTTGTGGCGGAGAAGGTAGGAGAGCATCCGGTTGTCATCCGAACGCTGGATATCGGGGGAGACAAGCATCTGGATTATTTTCAGCTTCCTGAGGAGCAGAACCCTTTCCTTGGCTACCGCGCCATCCGCATCAGCCTTGACCGGAAGGACATGTTCCAGACGCAGATGACGGCAATCCTGCGGGCGAGCGTTCACGGCAACATTAAAATGATGTTCCCTATGATCTCCTCAATTGAGGAGGTAAGGGAGGCCAAGGCCGTGCTTAAGGAAGTGAAAAAAGACTTGGACCGGCGCGGCATTCCTTACAACCGCAATTTGCAGATTGGCATCATGATCGAGGTGCCGGCCGCGGTGATGATCGCCGACTTCCTGGCGGAAGAGGTGGACTTTTTCAGCATCGGTACGAATGATCTGGTGCAGTATGTGCTGGCGGTTGACCGGATGAACGAGCAGATCGCTCATTTGTACCATCCGTATCACCCGGCTGTGCTTCGGATGATCCGCATGACTGTGGAAGCGGCCAAAGCAGCGGGTATCGGCATCAGCGTCTGCGGGGAACTGGCCGGCGATGAGCGTTCGCTTCCCCTGTGGCTGGAGCTTGGCGTAAGTGACCTCAGCATGTCGCCTCAAGCGCTGCTGAAGGTCAAGCACCGGACACTGAATACAGCGGCCTCCGAGGCCCGAAGAATCGCCAAACTCTGCTTCCGCAGCCGGGCTGCCGAGGAGAGCGAGCGGCAGCTCACGCAGTTCCTCGACAAGGCGATCATACAGCCTGTCGTTAAGGGCGACGCTTAA
- a CDS encoding L,D-transpeptidase family protein, translating into MFMHKMLLIFHLFILSNPVTTAEPPQNQEKISIRIDPLYHQLYLYSNSQLIKKYTIALGKPETPSPVGEYVVINKYKNWGKGFGTRWIGLNVPWGTYGIHGTNRPYSIGHNASHGCIRMHNHDVEELYEFVRVGTRISFGGHVLGKLGENPRSLAKGDSGGDVQIIQYRLRSAGFYNGECNGRFNSTTEIALKHYEKKHGLPVDGVAGYHDYLHLGLVE; encoded by the coding sequence ATGTTCATGCATAAGATGTTGCTGATTTTTCATTTGTTCATCTTATCCAATCCAGTCACCACGGCAGAGCCTCCTCAAAATCAAGAAAAAATATCGATTAGGATCGATCCTCTGTACCACCAACTGTACCTGTACTCGAATAGCCAACTTATCAAAAAGTATACAATCGCTCTTGGTAAACCCGAAACACCGTCACCTGTAGGCGAGTATGTCGTTATTAACAAATACAAAAATTGGGGGAAAGGGTTCGGCACCCGGTGGATAGGACTTAACGTACCCTGGGGAACCTACGGTATTCATGGTACAAACAGGCCCTATTCTATAGGCCATAATGCCAGTCATGGATGCATCCGGATGCACAACCATGATGTAGAGGAGTTATATGAGTTTGTACGAGTGGGGACCAGGATAAGCTTTGGAGGGCATGTTCTTGGGAAACTAGGCGAAAATCCCAGAAGTTTGGCAAAGGGGGATAGCGGCGGTGACGTTCAAATCATTCAATACCGGTTGCGGAGCGCTGGATTTTACAATGGTGAATGCAATGGCAGGTTCAACAGCACAACCGAAATAGCGCTCAAACATTATGAAAAAAAGCATGGGCTGCCCGTTGATGGCGTTGCCGGATATCACGATTATTTACACCTCGGGTTGGTTGAATGA